From one Streptomyces sp. CA-210063 genomic stretch:
- a CDS encoding sensor histidine kinase → MSTLRWLRGLLARLSLRTRLVLLTVVLLTAGLVASTVVVHHLLRAYLQEQTDRQLVPAADLFARIPPSLSPNPTTTDRPLAKEAAERLSALNLFDTPAVVYLDAAGRSVGAAGTQPDTSPQLPAPAPTTVVAHGTDPFTVPGQDGGPRWRVVVRPLTDTARLLDSPSDPKAVSVAVATSTGEADATVDRLWTISTTVAAALLAVLAAVGWFAVRSGFRPLTSIEETATAIAAGDLSHRVPDLASPQTEIGRLATVINNMLVQIETAFAARADSEARMRRFVADASHELRTPLVGIKGSTDLYRMGALPTTEDIDRTMDRISGEAERLARLVEDMLQLARLDETPHHTGIPLQLAPTDLRTLAVDALRDVRALDPTRPVELTGPDDGAPASSAALADEAALRQVVSNLVGNAVTHTPGGTPIRIGVGTVDGHAVLEVADQGPGMTDEQAKQVFERFYRVDSSRTRSAGAGAGLGLSIVHSLVTAHHGRVELTTSPGQGATFRLLLPPVTDTIR, encoded by the coding sequence ATGAGCACGCTCCGGTGGCTGCGAGGCCTCCTCGCCCGCCTGTCCCTGCGCACCCGGCTCGTCCTTCTGACCGTCGTCCTGCTGACGGCGGGGCTGGTCGCCTCGACCGTCGTGGTCCACCACCTGCTGCGCGCCTACCTGCAGGAACAGACGGACCGTCAACTTGTCCCCGCCGCCGACCTGTTCGCCCGCATCCCGCCCTCCCTCTCACCCAACCCCACCACCACGGACAGGCCACTTGCGAAGGAAGCCGCCGAGCGCCTGTCCGCGCTGAACCTCTTCGACACGCCCGCTGTCGTCTACCTCGACGCCGCGGGCCGATCGGTCGGCGCCGCGGGGACGCAGCCCGACACCAGCCCGCAACTGCCTGCCCCCGCCCCCACCACCGTCGTCGCGCATGGCACCGATCCCTTCACCGTGCCCGGCCAGGACGGCGGACCGCGCTGGCGCGTGGTCGTCCGGCCGCTGACCGACACGGCACGCCTCCTCGACAGTCCATCGGACCCAAAGGCCGTCTCGGTGGCGGTGGCCACGTCGACGGGCGAGGCCGACGCGACCGTCGACCGCCTGTGGACCATCTCCACCACCGTCGCCGCCGCCCTCCTGGCCGTACTCGCCGCGGTCGGCTGGTTCGCCGTACGCTCCGGCTTCCGCCCGCTGACCAGCATCGAGGAGACGGCCACCGCCATCGCCGCCGGGGACCTCTCCCACCGCGTTCCCGACCTGGCCTCCCCGCAGACCGAGATCGGTCGGCTGGCCACCGTCATCAACAACATGCTCGTACAGATCGAGACGGCCTTCGCCGCCCGCGCCGACTCCGAGGCGCGGATGCGCCGCTTCGTCGCCGACGCCAGCCATGAACTGCGCACCCCGCTCGTGGGCATCAAGGGCTCCACCGACCTGTACCGCATGGGCGCCCTCCCCACGACTGAGGACATCGACCGCACCATGGACCGCATCTCCGGCGAGGCCGAACGCCTGGCCCGCCTGGTGGAGGACATGCTGCAACTCGCCCGCCTCGACGAAACCCCGCACCACACCGGCATCCCTCTCCAGCTCGCCCCGACCGACCTGCGCACCCTCGCCGTCGACGCCCTGCGTGACGTACGCGCCCTCGACCCCACCCGCCCGGTCGAACTCACCGGTCCCGACGACGGGGCACCGGCCTCCTCCGCCGCCCTCGCCGACGAGGCGGCCCTGCGCCAGGTCGTCTCCAACCTGGTCGGCAACGCCGTCACCCACACCCCCGGCGGCACCCCCATCCGCATCGGCGTCGGTACCGTCGACGGCCACGCCGTCCTCGAAGTCGCCGACCAGGGCCCCGGCATGACCGACGAACAGGCCAAGCAGGTCTTCGAACGCTTCTACCGCGTCGACAGCTCCCGCACCCGCTCAGCCGGCGCCGGCGCCGGCCTTGGCCTGTCCATCGTCCACTCCCTGGTCACGGCCCACCACGGCCGAGTCGAACTCACCACGTCCCCCGGCCAGGGGGCGACCTTCCGCCTCCTGCTGCCGCCGGTCACGGACACGATCCGCTGA
- a CDS encoding response regulator transcription factor: MQATEAAAPREVSRGAGSLLVVDDEPVVLELLPTALRHAGFTVTTAATGRQAVAAAYENPPDLVVLDVMLPDMDGFTVIRRLRDLPDRTTGETGRRMPVLFLTALDTTEDMLNGLRLGGDDYVTKPFDLQVLIARIHAVLRRTTAITSPLMSVADVQLDPDAHQVTRAGQPVRLSPTEFRLLHFLILNAGRVVSKAQILDNVWHYDFDGDPSIVDTYVSYLRRKLDAGRPRLIHTIYGQGYVLRRPTP, translated from the coding sequence ATGCAAGCGACCGAAGCCGCGGCCCCACGGGAGGTGTCCCGCGGGGCGGGCTCCCTCCTCGTTGTAGACGACGAACCCGTCGTCCTCGAACTCCTGCCCACCGCGCTACGGCACGCCGGGTTCACCGTGACGACCGCCGCCACCGGCCGACAGGCCGTGGCGGCGGCCTACGAGAACCCCCCGGACCTGGTCGTTCTCGACGTGATGCTGCCCGACATGGACGGCTTTACCGTCATCCGCCGGCTGCGCGACCTGCCGGACCGCACCACCGGAGAGACGGGCCGCCGCATGCCCGTGCTTTTCCTGACGGCCCTGGACACCACCGAGGACATGCTCAACGGCCTGCGCCTGGGCGGGGACGACTACGTCACCAAGCCGTTCGACCTCCAGGTGCTGATCGCCCGCATCCACGCCGTCCTGCGCCGTACCACCGCCATCACGAGCCCCCTCATGTCCGTCGCGGACGTGCAACTCGACCCCGATGCCCACCAGGTGACCCGGGCCGGGCAGCCCGTGCGCCTGTCACCGACGGAGTTCCGGCTGCTGCACTTCCTGATACTCAACGCCGGCCGCGTGGTGTCCAAGGCACAGATCCTGGACAACGTCTGGCACTACGACTTCGACGGCGACCCCAGCATCGTCGACACCTACGTCAGCTACCTGCGCCGCAAGCTGGACGCCGGTCGGCCCCGGCTCATCCACACCATCTACGGCCAGGGCTACGTCCTGCGCAGGCCCACTCCATGA
- a CDS encoding sensor histidine kinase, with protein sequence MEYDLPFSARAQRLITIGVGAVFVLVWLLDLTHLVYGPTVIDSPTVWLTTLGSGPLAAAALVRADRSPALMWRAGVAAVLSTALTVWAPAIPYRQGPASWGLLETAGLLGLITFTVRGVARPGAAFGLGAALGVSMILQPLRVDGDPRTLGSCFVLFIFVVGGTSLGAYLRLLQARRARAIVEVRHGERLELARDLHDFIAHHVTGMIVQANAALAVHQSAPDKVDPILKNIARSGSETLASMRRLIHVLREEERGGPRPGELMTELGRMVSDFSATAMEDATASAKGTGPTRAGQARLDVSAAARAVRLPPEVETSVHRMVQETLTNVRRHAPGAKVTVRLDADHAWLRVTTLNTAPTRRGAPPTGGRGGFGLVGLHERIEAVDGTLTAGPALGGGWQTTAVFPLTADGQKAATPTPAEDLPTKGT encoded by the coding sequence GTGGAATACGACCTGCCGTTCTCCGCCAGGGCTCAGCGCCTGATCACCATAGGCGTGGGCGCCGTCTTCGTCCTGGTCTGGCTGCTGGACCTGACGCATCTGGTGTACGGGCCCACGGTGATCGACTCGCCCACCGTCTGGCTGACCACCCTGGGCTCCGGGCCACTCGCCGCGGCGGCTCTCGTTCGTGCCGACCGGAGTCCCGCGCTGATGTGGCGCGCGGGTGTCGCGGCCGTGCTGTCCACGGCACTGACCGTATGGGCCCCCGCGATTCCCTACCGACAGGGTCCCGCGTCCTGGGGATTGCTGGAGACCGCCGGCCTGCTCGGGCTGATCACGTTCACCGTGCGGGGGGTGGCTCGGCCGGGCGCCGCCTTCGGCCTGGGTGCGGCCCTCGGTGTCTCCATGATCCTGCAGCCGCTGCGAGTCGATGGGGACCCGCGGACCCTGGGCAGCTGTTTCGTACTGTTCATCTTCGTCGTGGGCGGCACGAGCCTCGGGGCGTATCTGCGGCTGCTGCAGGCCCGCCGGGCCCGAGCGATCGTCGAGGTGCGCCACGGCGAGCGCCTGGAGCTGGCCCGGGATCTGCACGACTTCATCGCCCACCACGTCACCGGGATGATCGTGCAGGCCAACGCGGCTCTGGCGGTGCACCAAAGCGCGCCGGACAAGGTCGATCCGATCCTCAAGAACATCGCCCGCTCCGGCTCGGAGACGCTCGCGTCCATGCGGCGGCTGATCCATGTCCTGCGTGAGGAGGAACGCGGCGGCCCTCGGCCTGGCGAGCTCATGACCGAACTCGGCCGAATGGTCTCGGACTTCTCAGCGACGGCGATGGAGGATGCGACGGCATCCGCGAAGGGCACCGGACCAACGAGAGCAGGACAGGCCCGGCTCGACGTCTCGGCCGCCGCTCGCGCCGTACGGCTGCCTCCGGAGGTGGAGACTTCCGTCCACCGCATGGTGCAGGAGACCCTCACCAACGTACGCCGTCACGCGCCGGGCGCGAAGGTGACGGTGCGCCTCGACGCCGATCACGCCTGGCTGCGGGTCACGACCCTGAACACCGCTCCCACCCGTCGTGGCGCACCGCCCACTGGCGGCCGGGGCGGCTTCGGCCTGGTCGGGCTGCACGAACGGATCGAAGCCGTCGACGGGACACTCACCGCCGGTCCCGCGCTGGGCGGTGGCTGGCAGACGACAGCCGTCTTCCCGCTGACCGCCGACGGTCAGAAGGCTGCGACGCCTACGCCGGCCGAGGACCTGCCGACGAAGGGAACCTGA
- a CDS encoding streptophobe family protein: MSAGVVCALAAFAAMLAVALFGLSLADASSATPVMPAALAIVCLAVGGSAGFSGGSGGGFLSMGLEGGVRGTPLAVTLVGALVLGLAFFWRLRGRRVTAQLLFARAAVASVTWLVLLLVAAPLARGSLHLPDSVTAKLKPGAGGSGGGGLLGGGGGGLLGKLGGADRSSSLSAVDFHTDVAMTVFAGLLWLLVVLALGTLAARRPRFPVRFATGRLRTVVGPVLSATATVVLAVTLSLTLVVTVGAFALGGDNGGKAAGAALLVAPNGVFALLSTGLGASWSFSFEGAMDASSPFGSLLSGLSGGGLLGGMTGGSDGGGFTPPYRSMSLADVTGGSLAMRLAVLLCALAVLVVCGMLTAARTPVATRRDGTPLSTRSTRAAMTAAQVGLAWSVLLVMAQLFGGPSMTGVMSLGDMPLMNLNARGGADSVTAAVLLGLFTAAASGWVGSVVHDTYRVRRSRRTAKASQRPHATTAPAHHSTP; this comes from the coding sequence GTGTCGGCGGGCGTCGTCTGCGCCCTCGCGGCGTTCGCCGCGATGCTCGCTGTGGCCTTGTTCGGGCTGTCCCTCGCGGACGCGTCGTCCGCCACACCTGTGATGCCGGCGGCCTTGGCGATCGTGTGCCTGGCCGTCGGCGGATCGGCCGGCTTCTCGGGCGGCTCCGGCGGTGGCTTCCTGTCGATGGGGCTGGAGGGCGGTGTGCGCGGCACGCCGCTGGCGGTGACCCTGGTCGGTGCGCTCGTCCTCGGCCTGGCGTTCTTCTGGCGGTTGCGCGGCCGGCGCGTCACGGCCCAGTTGCTGTTCGCCAGGGCGGCCGTCGCCTCGGTGACCTGGCTCGTCCTGCTCCTGGTGGCCGCGCCCCTCGCCCGGGGAAGCCTGCACCTGCCCGACTCGGTCACCGCCAAGCTGAAGCCGGGAGCCGGCGGCTCGGGCGGGGGCGGCCTGCTCGGCGGGGGCGGTGGCGGCCTGTTGGGCAAGCTCGGCGGCGCGGATCGGTCCTCCAGCCTCTCCGCCGTGGACTTCCACACGGACGTGGCGATGACCGTGTTCGCCGGCCTGCTCTGGCTGCTCGTGGTGCTCGCCCTGGGGACGCTGGCGGCTCGGCGGCCCCGCTTCCCCGTACGGTTCGCGACGGGCAGGCTGCGTACGGTGGTGGGTCCCGTGCTCTCCGCGACTGCCACCGTCGTCCTGGCCGTGACGCTCTCCCTCACGCTGGTCGTGACCGTCGGCGCCTTCGCCCTGGGGGGCGACAACGGCGGCAAGGCGGCCGGTGCGGCCCTCCTCGTGGCGCCGAACGGCGTGTTCGCCCTCCTGTCGACCGGCCTCGGCGCCTCCTGGTCGTTCTCCTTCGAGGGAGCGATGGACGCGAGCAGCCCGTTCGGGAGCCTGCTCAGCGGACTGTCCGGCGGCGGTCTCCTAGGCGGCATGACCGGAGGCTCCGACGGCGGGGGCTTCACCCCGCCGTACCGCTCGATGAGCCTGGCGGACGTCACGGGAGGCAGCCTCGCCATGCGTCTGGCGGTGCTCCTGTGCGCCCTGGCCGTGCTGGTCGTCTGCGGGATGCTGACCGCTGCCCGTACCCCGGTGGCGACCCGGCGCGACGGCACGCCGCTGTCCACCCGGTCGACGCGGGCTGCGATGACCGCCGCGCAGGTCGGCCTCGCCTGGTCGGTCCTGCTGGTGATGGCTCAGTTGTTCGGCGGCCCGTCGATGACGGGGGTCATGTCGCTCGGGGACATGCCCCTGATGAACCTGAACGCGCGGGGCGGTGCCGACAGCGTGACGGCCGCCGTCCTCCTCGGGCTGTTCACCGCGGCCGCGTCCGGATGGGTCGGCAGCGTCGTCCACGACACGTACCGGGTGCGCCGCTCCCGACGTACGGCCAAGGCTTCCCAGCGACCGCACGCGACCACGGCGCCCGCTCACCACAGCACTCCCTGA
- a CDS encoding response regulator, translating into MNTTDIRVLVADDQDLVRTGFRLILETQPGIEVVGEATDGADCVDAARRLRPDVCLVDIRMPRLDGIEVTRLLAGPGVVDPLNVVVVTTFDQDDYVTSALRNGACGFLLKDASPALLVEAVRAAARGDALVSPAVTVRLLRRLEEHERTAALPAPVRDVLSGRELDIVQLVAVGRTNQEICDELFLSLSSVKTYLGRVQGKIDARNRVEIAAWAWEKGVVRTAD; encoded by the coding sequence GTGAACACCACCGACATTCGCGTCCTTGTCGCTGATGACCAGGATCTCGTGCGTACGGGGTTCCGGCTGATCCTCGAAACGCAGCCCGGGATCGAGGTGGTCGGGGAGGCCACCGACGGCGCCGACTGTGTCGATGCCGCCCGGCGGCTGCGTCCGGATGTGTGTCTGGTCGACATCCGGATGCCGAGGCTGGACGGGATCGAGGTGACCAGGCTGCTGGCCGGCCCGGGTGTGGTGGATCCTCTCAACGTGGTGGTGGTTACCACCTTCGACCAGGACGACTACGTCACCTCCGCGCTGCGCAACGGCGCCTGCGGATTCCTCCTGAAGGACGCCTCGCCCGCCCTGCTGGTCGAGGCAGTGCGGGCCGCTGCCCGTGGCGACGCGCTTGTCTCACCCGCGGTGACGGTGCGGTTGCTCAGGCGGTTGGAGGAGCACGAGCGGACCGCCGCACTTCCAGCGCCGGTCCGGGATGTGCTCAGTGGCCGGGAGCTGGACATCGTGCAGCTGGTGGCGGTGGGGCGCACCAACCAGGAGATCTGCGACGAGTTGTTCCTGTCGCTGTCGTCGGTCAAGACGTACCTGGGCCGGGTCCAGGGCAAGATCGACGCCCGCAATCGTGTCGAGATCGCGGCCTGGGCCTGGGAGAAGGGTGTCGTCAGGACGGCAGACTGA
- a CDS encoding MMPL family transporter → MAEYLYRLGRFAFRRRRVVVAFWLVVLALTGVAAASASTPKPTSFSLPGTEAQKAYDLLSERFPGTYADGATARVVFKAPDGEKITDPANKAEVEQAVAKLKDSSDQVARVLDPFAVQAVSRDASTAYIQVSYKLPAFELDDSIADQVFEIADEARQGGLTVEASGDAVREKLHMGASEIIGVAIAAVVLMITFGSLIAAGLPLATALVGVGIAVTSIIALANVLDLGSTTTVLATMLGLAVAIDYALFIVSRYRAELAHSSDREHAAGRAVGTAGSAVVFAGLTVVIALVGLTVVNIPPLTKMGLAAAATVTLAVVIALTMIPALVGFAGDRLLPRKTRESAVAHDGRPNMGTRWARFVLRRPVAVLLFAVLGLCVVAVPAASLELGLPNEGSQPTSTTQRKAYDLLSDNFGPGVNGPLLVVVDAKGTGSGPKTAAADLTAKIRTLDNVATVRQATFNEAGTTAVVPVVPKSGPGGTDTEDLVHTIRDAGDTIKADTGATVYVTGQAAMNVDFSQRMSEVLLPYLALVVGLAFLLLIAVFRSVLVPLKAAVGFLFSVAASLGAVVAVFQWGWFGLQEPSPIMSMMPIFMIGVVFGLAMDYEVFLVTRMREAYVHGQAPREAVVTGFQHGARVVTAAATIMIAVFAGFIGVDDSMVKMIGFGLAIAVLFDAFVVRMTIVPAVLALLGKRAWWLPRWLDRALPNVDIEGEALSASPEPSGPSAADEPQQSVHG, encoded by the coding sequence GTGGCCGAATACCTTTACAGACTGGGCCGGTTCGCCTTTCGCAGGCGGCGCGTCGTCGTGGCCTTCTGGCTGGTCGTACTGGCACTGACCGGTGTCGCCGCCGCCAGCGCGTCGACGCCCAAACCCACCTCCTTCTCGTTGCCGGGAACGGAGGCGCAGAAGGCCTACGACCTGCTCTCGGAACGCTTCCCGGGAACGTACGCCGACGGCGCGACCGCCCGCGTGGTGTTCAAAGCGCCCGACGGCGAGAAGATCACCGACCCGGCCAACAAGGCCGAGGTCGAACAGGCCGTGGCGAAGCTGAAGGACAGCTCCGACCAGGTCGCCCGGGTCCTGGACCCGTTCGCCGTCCAGGCGGTCAGCCGGGACGCCTCCACCGCCTACATCCAGGTGTCGTACAAGCTGCCGGCGTTCGAACTGGACGACTCGATCGCTGACCAGGTGTTCGAGATCGCCGACGAGGCACGGCAGGGCGGGCTGACCGTGGAGGCGAGCGGCGACGCGGTCCGGGAGAAGCTGCACATGGGAGCCAGCGAGATCATCGGCGTGGCGATAGCCGCCGTCGTCCTGATGATCACCTTCGGCTCCCTGATCGCCGCCGGGCTGCCGCTCGCGACGGCGCTGGTCGGCGTGGGCATCGCCGTGACCTCGATCATCGCCCTGGCCAACGTACTCGACCTGGGCAGCACCACCACCGTCCTGGCGACCATGCTCGGGCTGGCCGTCGCCATCGACTACGCCCTGTTCATCGTCTCCCGCTACCGCGCGGAACTCGCCCACAGCAGCGACCGAGAACACGCGGCCGGGCGGGCGGTGGGCACAGCCGGATCCGCGGTGGTCTTCGCCGGGCTGACCGTGGTCATCGCGCTGGTCGGTCTGACCGTGGTCAACATCCCCCCGCTCACGAAGATGGGGCTGGCCGCGGCCGCCACCGTCACCCTCGCCGTGGTGATCGCGCTCACCATGATCCCGGCACTGGTCGGCTTCGCCGGCGACCGTCTCCTCCCCCGCAAGACCCGCGAGAGCGCCGTCGCTCACGACGGCAGGCCCAACATGGGCACGCGCTGGGCCCGGTTCGTGCTGCGCCGGCCGGTGGCGGTGCTGCTGTTCGCGGTGCTCGGGCTCTGCGTGGTCGCCGTACCCGCCGCCTCCCTGGAACTGGGGCTGCCCAACGAAGGCTCGCAGCCGACCTCCACGACCCAGCGCAAGGCATACGACCTGCTGTCGGACAACTTCGGCCCCGGCGTCAACGGCCCGCTGCTCGTCGTGGTCGACGCCAAGGGCACCGGCAGCGGCCCCAAGACCGCCGCCGCCGACCTCACGGCGAAGATCCGTACCCTCGACAACGTCGCGACGGTGCGCCAGGCCACCTTCAACGAGGCCGGCACCACCGCGGTCGTGCCGGTCGTCCCCAAGTCGGGCCCCGGCGGCACCGACACCGAAGACCTCGTCCACACGATCCGGGACGCCGGCGACACCATCAAGGCGGACACCGGCGCCACCGTCTACGTCACCGGTCAAGCGGCCATGAACGTCGACTTCTCGCAGCGGATGAGCGAGGTCCTGCTGCCCTACCTGGCCCTGGTCGTCGGCCTCGCCTTCCTCCTGCTGATCGCCGTCTTCCGCTCCGTGCTGGTCCCGCTGAAGGCCGCCGTCGGCTTCCTGTTCTCGGTGGCCGCGAGCCTCGGAGCGGTGGTCGCGGTCTTCCAGTGGGGCTGGTTCGGCCTCCAGGAGCCGAGCCCGATCATGAGCATGATGCCGATCTTCATGATCGGCGTGGTCTTCGGACTCGCCATGGACTACGAGGTGTTCCTGGTGACCCGCATGCGCGAGGCATACGTCCACGGACAGGCACCGCGCGAAGCCGTCGTCACCGGCTTCCAGCACGGCGCGCGCGTCGTCACCGCCGCCGCGACGATCATGATCGCGGTCTTCGCGGGCTTCATCGGCGTCGACGACTCCATGGTCAAGATGATCGGCTTCGGCCTCGCCATCGCCGTCCTCTTCGACGCCTTCGTCGTCCGGATGACCATCGTCCCGGCCGTCCTTGCGCTGCTCGGCAAGCGGGCCTGGTGGCTGCCCCGGTGGCTCGACAGGGCCCTGCCCAACGTGGACATCGAGGGTGAGGCTCTCAGCGCGTCGCCCGAACCTTCCGGGCCGTCGGCAGCGGACGAACCACAGCAGTCCGTACACGGCTGA